One window of Aerococcus tenax genomic DNA carries:
- a CDS encoding Cof-type HAD-IIB family hydrolase: MIKLIAIDLDGTLLRDDKTISEASASTIRRAVEAGIEVVICTGRPIEGIQFALDRFEMNTAKHFSITYNGGLVLHNESREIISETIMTTADVLRIYDMMYGLDLPIDAVDINTVHRLKYPKYWPGHYDQQMPFLPFVPFDLDALGMDHHFYKTVTNTPKEHIEDQLANLPEWLYQDYSVMRSHGHQLEVMPKGVDKGQGLAALADYLKIDVSEVMAIGDEENDKAMLQWAGTAVVMANGNEAIKKYANYITKSNMEDGVSHAIEELVLKS, translated from the coding sequence ATGATTAAACTTATTGCTATTGACTTAGATGGAACCTTATTACGTGATGATAAGACCATTAGTGAGGCCAGTGCTTCTACCATAAGAAGAGCAGTGGAAGCGGGGATTGAAGTGGTGATTTGTACCGGTCGTCCCATTGAAGGCATTCAATTTGCCTTGGACCGCTTTGAAATGAATACCGCCAAGCATTTCTCCATCACTTATAATGGTGGTCTGGTCTTACATAATGAGTCACGTGAGATCATTTCTGAAACCATTATGACGACAGCAGATGTGCTTCGCATTTATGACATGATGTATGGGCTCGATTTACCCATTGATGCGGTAGATATCAATACCGTCCATCGTTTGAAGTATCCCAAGTACTGGCCGGGTCACTATGACCAACAAATGCCTTTTCTTCCCTTTGTTCCTTTTGACTTGGATGCTTTGGGGATGGACCATCATTTCTATAAAACCGTGACCAATACCCCCAAGGAACATATCGAAGACCAGTTAGCCAACTTACCGGAATGGCTCTACCAGGACTATTCCGTCATGCGTTCACATGGACACCAGCTCGAAGTCATGCCTAAGGGCGTGGATAAGGGACAGGGTTTGGCGGCCTTGGCTGATTATTTAAAGATTGATGTTAGCGAGGTCATGGCCATTGGTGATGAAGAAAACGACAAGGCTATGTTACAATGGGCAGGAACAGCTGTTGTCATGGCTAATGGCAATGAAGCAATAAAGAAATATGCGAACTATATTACCAAATCCAATATGGAAGATGGGGTTTCCCACGCCATTGAAGAATTGGTATTGAAGTCATAA
- the ftsY gene encoding signal recognition particle-docking protein FtsY, whose amino-acid sequence MGLFDRIKQAFTGEDPLVAEQAKNREEEEEKIVFEKYDKGVEKTRKSFSERMNDLFAGFREVDEEFFDDLEEALITSDVGFDMTLALSDAVREEVQRRNVTKGEDVKNTVIEEMVKIYEKGQDSSVSLKENPDGPTVMLFVGVNGVGKTTTIAKVAHHYISQGKKVLLAAGDTFRAGAVEQLNTWGQRVGAPVVSGKANGDPSAVVYDAVHKSVSEDYDYLLIDTAGRLQNKKNLMNELDKMNRVIKREIPDAPHETLLVLDATTGQNALVQAKEFNKTVDITGLVLTKLDGTARGGVIFAIRYELDLPVKLIGLGEGMDDLQPFDGEKFIYQLVKDVVEV is encoded by the coding sequence TTGGGTTTATTTGACCGTATTAAACAAGCCTTTACCGGTGAAGATCCGCTAGTCGCGGAACAAGCCAAGAATCGTGAGGAAGAAGAAGAAAAGATTGTCTTTGAAAAGTATGATAAGGGTGTCGAGAAAACGCGGAAAAGTTTTTCCGAGCGCATGAATGACCTCTTTGCTGGTTTTCGTGAGGTCGATGAAGAATTCTTTGATGATTTAGAAGAAGCCTTGATTACTAGTGATGTTGGCTTTGACATGACGCTAGCTCTATCGGATGCTGTTCGTGAGGAAGTGCAAAGACGGAATGTGACCAAGGGAGAAGATGTCAAAAATACTGTTATTGAGGAAATGGTCAAGATCTATGAAAAGGGTCAGGATAGCTCAGTTTCCTTAAAGGAAAACCCCGATGGGCCAACTGTGATGCTCTTTGTCGGGGTCAATGGGGTTGGAAAAACCACCACCATTGCCAAGGTGGCCCACCACTACATCAGCCAAGGCAAGAAAGTCCTCCTAGCCGCTGGCGATACCTTCCGGGCTGGAGCGGTAGAGCAATTAAATACCTGGGGCCAAAGGGTCGGAGCCCCAGTGGTTAGTGGTAAGGCCAATGGTGACCCTTCCGCCGTGGTTTATGACGCTGTTCATAAGTCGGTCAGTGAAGACTATGACTATCTATTAATTGACACGGCCGGTCGTTTACAAAATAAGAAGAACTTGATGAATGAATTGGATAAAATGAACCGGGTCATTAAACGGGAAATCCCTGATGCTCCCCATGAAACCTTACTGGTTCTAGATGCTACCACGGGGCAAAACGCCCTGGTACAAGCCAAGGAATTTAATAAAACCGTCGATATTACCGGCTTAGTTTTAACCAAATTAGATGGGACTGCCCGTGGGGGAGTTATCTTTGCTATTCGTTATGAACTAGACCTACCAGTGAAGTTGATTGGACTGGGTGAAGGCATGGATGATTTACAGCCATTTGATGGGGAGAAATTTATCTATCAATTGGTCAAAGATGTCGTTGAAGTTTAA
- a CDS encoding putative DNA-binding protein produces the protein MEIQKTNEINRLLDFYYQLLTKKQQDYISLYYQDDYSLGEIAAYFDVSRQAVYDNIRRTEKTLENYESRLHLASDYRKRQAAIKELRDYVKKNYGQDDELKQTIDKLLIMDDKEV, from the coding sequence ATGGAAATTCAAAAGACTAATGAAATTAACCGCTTACTGGACTTCTATTACCAGTTATTAACCAAAAAACAACAAGATTATATTAGTCTTTACTACCAAGATGACTACTCCCTCGGTGAAATTGCGGCCTACTTCGATGTCAGTCGGCAGGCCGTTTATGATAATATTCGTAGAACGGAAAAGACCCTGGAAAATTATGAGTCCCGCTTACACTTAGCCTCTGACTACCGTAAGCGGCAAGCGGCGATCAAGGAGCTCAGGGACTATGTCAAAAAGAACTATGGTCAAGATGATGAACTCAAACAAACAATAGATAAGTTACTAATAATGGATGATAAAGAGGTGTAA
- the ffh gene encoding signal recognition particle protein, with protein MAFESLSDRLQGAVEKVGKKGKISEGDLREMMREVRLALLEADVNFKVVKNFVRKVQDKALNSDVLESLSPTQQIVKIVDEELTELLGGEQVGINYNEDGPTIIMMAGLQGAGKTTTVGKLANHLREEDHRKPLLVAADVYRPAAIDQLETIGRQLDLPVFQLGNQVSPVEIAQKAVLYAKENNYDTIFIDTAGRLQIDQTLMDELKNIQAAVHPDEILLTVDAMSGQEAANVAKTFDEELALTGVVLTKLDGDTRGGAALSIASITGKPIKFTGVGEKLEDIETFYPDRMSNRILGMGDMMTLIEKAQKEFDEKEAEEMAAKMQANTYDFNDFVKQMDQMNKMGSFESIIKMIPGLNKILPVDKLNIDPKDMVRTKAIIQSMTDYERTHPDEINQSRRRRIAKGSATTVNQVNQLIKQFNQSRTMMSAMTNGDMSSLSSLMGGMPNGMGNMPNMPGMDGGRRKKQRAQELAAKHMKKKLNKQRKKRGKKG; from the coding sequence ATGGCTTTTGAAAGTTTATCGGACCGCCTGCAAGGAGCGGTAGAAAAAGTCGGTAAAAAGGGAAAAATCTCAGAAGGCGACTTGCGAGAAATGATGCGGGAAGTGCGTTTGGCCTTACTCGAGGCTGACGTTAACTTTAAAGTGGTAAAAAACTTTGTTCGCAAGGTCCAGGATAAGGCCCTAAATAGTGATGTCTTAGAATCACTAAGTCCAACCCAACAAATTGTCAAAATTGTTGATGAAGAATTGACTGAATTATTGGGTGGCGAGCAAGTTGGCATTAACTATAATGAAGATGGACCAACAATTATTATGATGGCTGGTTTACAAGGGGCCGGTAAAACCACCACGGTGGGGAAACTAGCCAATCACTTACGAGAAGAAGACCATCGCAAACCTCTCTTAGTGGCCGCCGACGTCTACCGTCCTGCTGCCATTGACCAGTTAGAAACCATTGGCCGTCAGCTGGATCTACCAGTCTTTCAACTAGGTAACCAAGTGAGCCCTGTTGAGATCGCCCAAAAGGCAGTCCTTTATGCCAAAGAGAATAACTACGATACTATCTTTATCGATACTGCCGGGCGCTTACAGATCGACCAAACCTTGATGGATGAGTTGAAGAACATCCAAGCAGCCGTCCATCCTGATGAAATTCTCTTAACAGTTGACGCCATGAGTGGTCAAGAAGCTGCTAATGTGGCTAAAACTTTTGATGAAGAATTAGCACTCACCGGGGTTGTCCTGACTAAATTAGATGGGGATACTCGTGGTGGGGCGGCCTTGTCCATTGCCTCTATCACTGGCAAACCGATTAAATTTACCGGGGTCGGGGAAAAATTAGAAGACATTGAAACCTTCTATCCTGACCGAATGTCTAACCGAATTTTGGGTATGGGGGACATGATGACCCTGATTGAAAAGGCCCAAAAAGAATTTGATGAAAAAGAAGCCGAAGAAATGGCAGCTAAGATGCAGGCCAATACCTACGACTTTAATGACTTCGTTAAGCAAATGGATCAAATGAACAAGATGGGCTCATTTGAAAGCATCATCAAGATGATACCGGGCTTAAATAAGATACTACCGGTTGATAAGTTAAACATCGACCCTAAAGATATGGTCCGTACCAAGGCCATTATCCAGTCCATGACCGATTATGAACGGACCCATCCGGATGAAATTAACCAAAGCCGGCGTCGGCGGATTGCTAAGGGATCAGCAACCACGGTCAACCAAGTTAACCAATTGATTAAACAATTTAACCAAAGTCGGACCATGATGTCAGCCATGACCAATGGGGATATGAGTTCCTTATCTTCCCTAATGGGGGGCATGCCTAATGGAATGGGGAATATGCCTAATATGCCTGGTATGGATGGTGGCCGTCGCAAGAAACAGCGGGCTCAAGAACTAGCAGCAAAACACATGAAGAAGAAATTAAATAAGCAACGTAAAAAACGTGGCAAAAAAGGGTAA
- a CDS encoding peptidoglycan bridge formation glycyltransferase FemA/FemB family protein, with translation MKFVEIAADDFDKWIKQLGRSNHLQSLDMARLKAARGREIHYLALADDQDQILEACILASLPTHVGGAFELEGWLPGDLSNRDQIITFLNGIKDFVKSHKGISLLVKPDVGIIVTDEKAQNPKKINEDLVSWIQAAGFTYHYQDKRPEFAGFDWNYKKDLTTVDPNKVEKSYLHGAQQSLKQAHKYSTVVREITGIEEMPRFYACYEETCQRLGIAPKEYPYFEEVYQNIGSAARFVIAEINFKDYQASLVERQEELEGILAGLDEDLAKNPNSRKKNNQRREYQSQYDAQVKKIADAQVWVDQAKEEQTVLAVALFIESPYEMTYLYSGSDEEYSIINAPYLIQDQSIKLALDHDIPVYNFLGISEPFDENNGLLHFKQSFNGYAERNIGTFTWSPHPHFLALYEKVKRLLGRYN, from the coding sequence ATGAAATTCGTTGAAATAGCAGCAGATGATTTTGACAAGTGGATCAAGCAATTAGGCCGCAGTAACCACTTGCAATCGCTAGACATGGCGCGCTTAAAAGCCGCCCGTGGCCGAGAAATTCATTATTTAGCCTTAGCAGACGACCAAGATCAGATTCTAGAAGCCTGCATTTTGGCCAGCTTACCTACCCACGTGGGTGGGGCCTTTGAATTAGAAGGCTGGCTACCTGGAGATTTAAGCAATCGCGACCAAATCATTACTTTCTTGAATGGGATTAAGGATTTTGTCAAGTCTCATAAGGGGATCTCCTTACTCGTGAAGCCAGATGTTGGGATTATTGTTACTGATGAAAAGGCGCAAAACCCCAAAAAGATTAATGAAGATCTGGTTTCCTGGATTCAAGCAGCAGGCTTCACCTACCATTACCAAGACAAAAGACCAGAATTTGCGGGCTTTGACTGGAATTATAAGAAGGATTTGACCACAGTGGACCCCAACAAGGTGGAAAAATCCTACCTCCATGGCGCCCAACAATCCCTCAAACAAGCCCATAAGTATAGTACCGTGGTCCGAGAGATTACTGGAATTGAAGAAATGCCGCGCTTCTATGCTTGCTATGAGGAGACTTGTCAGCGATTGGGGATTGCGCCTAAGGAATATCCATACTTTGAAGAAGTTTACCAAAACATTGGCAGTGCGGCCCGCTTTGTCATTGCGGAAATTAACTTCAAAGACTACCAAGCGAGTTTAGTTGAACGTCAAGAGGAATTAGAAGGAATCTTAGCGGGCTTAGATGAAGACCTGGCTAAAAATCCCAATAGCCGCAAAAAGAACAACCAAAGACGGGAATACCAATCCCAATATGACGCTCAAGTGAAAAAGATTGCCGATGCCCAAGTCTGGGTGGATCAAGCTAAGGAAGAACAAACCGTTTTAGCAGTGGCTCTCTTTATTGAGAGTCCTTATGAGATGACCTATCTCTATTCGGGTTCAGATGAGGAATATTCCATCATCAATGCTCCTTATCTCATCCAAGATCAATCCATCAAGCTGGCCCTAGATCATGATATTCCGGTCTATAATTTCTTAGGCATCAGTGAGCCTTTTGATGAGAATAACGGCTTGCTTCATTTCAAACAATCCTTTAACGGCTATGCGGAAAGAAATATTGGAACCTTTACTTGGTCACCACATCCCCACTTCCTCGCCCTCTATGAGAAGGTTAAACGTCTCCTCGGTCGCTATAATTAA